From the Desertibacillus haloalkaliphilus genome, the window TTTTCCATGGCTGTTTTTATAAGATCTCTTGACGCTTCATAGGACTGAGGATAGCTCCATCCAAGTTCGCTTAACATACCACTAATATCAGTTTTGTCGACCTCCGTTCCGATACCTCTCTTTTCTAATTCTTTTCCTAATCTCTCGCCTACTAAAGTGACATTTACATCTGCATGCCAAGCATCGTCCGGTTCAGATGCGTTTTTTAATTCAGGAAGGAATGATTCCCGACTATGTGAATGGATAATATGAACAACTTTATTC encodes:
- a CDS encoding stage II sporulation protein P; amino-acid sequence: NKVVHIIHSHSRESFLPELKNASEPDDAWHADVNVTLVGERLGKELEKRGIGTEVDKTDISGMLSELGWSYPQSYEASRDLIKTAMENNQDLEFFFEIHRDALRRDITTVTINGIEYARTYFVIGKNNP